A genomic stretch from Thalassophryne amazonica chromosome 18, fThaAma1.1, whole genome shotgun sequence includes:
- the LOC117530703 gene encoding upstream-binding factor 1-like protein 1, whose protein sequence is METKPVVWTNENVLMMLHAMKDNIPERNRMNAYLKTQNSLDWNKVAFNSFSPEECRQKWEGMLRKMRKVRTLTELIDEAASAFTEPSRNTKIHLEKPKKPPGPFAIYMKENMAGFRKNHPDVTARELLKLLNKEYKTLPLETKAIYVGKFQLASETYQQNVVEFRKQYPKGLLSYKYLKMQKRKRAAKNDSLADRQAAM, encoded by the exons ATGGAGACCAAAC CTGTAGTGTGGACTAACGAAAACGTGCTGATGATGTTGCATGCCATGAAAGACAACATCCCAGAACGAAATAGAATGAACGcatatttaaaaacacaaaatagtCTGGACTGGAATAAAGTGGCATTTAATTCTTTCTCACCTGAAGAATGTCGGCAAAAATGGGAAGGAATGTTGCGGAAG ATGCGCAAGGTTCGGACCCTCACAGAACTTATTGATGAAGCAGCCTCTGCCTTTACAGAGCCTTCCAGGAACACAAAG ATTCATCTAGAGAAACCAAAGAAACCTCCtggtccatttgccatttatatGAAGGAGAACATGGCAGGTTTTCGCAAGAATCACCCAGATGTAACTGCCAGAGAGCTTTTGAAACTGCTAAACAAAGAATACAAGACCCTACCACTTGAAACGAAG GCCATATATGTCGGCAAATTCCAGCTTGCAAGTGAAACATACCAGCAAAATGTGGTGGAGTTCAG GAAACAGTATCCAAAAGGCCTGCTGTCCTACAAGTAtctgaagatgcagaagaggaagCGCGCTGCTAAAAATGACTC TCttgcagacagacaagcagcaatGTGA